The following coding sequences lie in one Heyndrickxia oleronia genomic window:
- the opp4A gene encoding oligopeptide ABC transporter substrate-binding protein — protein sequence MKKKSILILAALMLVMSMFLAACSGKEKTGTSDSGKGKDTEKQGESASGPQEGGTMVYALDSAPKGLFNINFYKDAVDAEVIDFFDDGLITYDDQLKPIPKIASWETDDNKVFKFTFKKGVKWHNGEELTVDDWIFAIETLADKDYEGPRYENVKTIEGAAAYHDGKAKEISGLKKIDDYNIEITFDKARVNNLENVWTYPMSRKEFEGVAVKDMLESPQVRQNPVGTGPFKINKIVPGESIEFVRNDDYWQGKPHIEKIILKVIDPSLVIGELKNSQLDMTSFHPSNYEEVQKLDNVEVLKAPGLSYYYVGFRMGTWDGSKNIMNYDKYQDKKLRQAMAYAMNREEWTKAFFFGLGKPVNRPVPTAHWISADNSDLPNQYEYDPEKAKQLLDEAGYKDVDGDGFREDPKGKKFVVNFSHYATDNPTFEARAKALTQYWEDVGLKSSLKMIDSNLYYDMLEKADKSMEVFFGGWSTGADPDPSATWTSDALWNFPRWVNKDNDQLLADALDVSIVGTDQEKRKQLYVDWQKLVNEEVPMIPVGEVDEVYAASKRLKGLTLGVNGTNSSHEWWLEQK from the coding sequence TTGAAGAAAAAATCCATATTAATATTGGCAGCACTGATGTTAGTGATGTCAATGTTTCTTGCTGCCTGTAGTGGCAAGGAAAAGACAGGAACGAGCGATAGTGGAAAAGGCAAAGATACAGAAAAACAAGGCGAATCTGCTAGTGGTCCACAAGAAGGTGGAACGATGGTTTATGCCCTTGATAGTGCACCAAAAGGTTTATTCAATATAAACTTCTATAAAGATGCGGTTGATGCTGAAGTTATTGACTTTTTTGATGATGGTTTAATTACCTATGATGATCAATTAAAACCTATTCCTAAGATTGCTTCTTGGGAAACTGATGATAATAAGGTATTTAAATTTACATTTAAAAAAGGCGTTAAATGGCATAATGGCGAAGAATTAACAGTTGATGACTGGATATTTGCAATTGAAACACTTGCTGATAAGGATTATGAAGGACCTCGATATGAAAATGTAAAAACTATTGAAGGTGCTGCAGCTTATCATGATGGTAAAGCAAAAGAAATTTCAGGTTTGAAAAAGATTGATGATTATAATATTGAAATTACATTTGATAAAGCTCGTGTGAATAACTTAGAAAATGTTTGGACATATCCTATGTCAAGAAAAGAATTCGAAGGTGTAGCTGTAAAGGATATGCTTGAATCACCACAAGTAAGACAAAATCCAGTTGGTACTGGTCCGTTTAAAATAAATAAAATTGTTCCTGGTGAATCAATTGAATTTGTACGAAATGATGATTACTGGCAAGGTAAACCACATATTGAAAAGATTATTTTAAAAGTAATCGATCCGAGCCTTGTCATTGGAGAATTGAAAAATAGTCAATTGGATATGACTTCATTCCATCCAAGTAACTATGAAGAAGTACAAAAATTAGATAATGTGGAAGTATTAAAAGCTCCAGGATTATCTTATTACTACGTAGGTTTTAGAATGGGTACATGGGATGGAAGTAAAAATATCATGAATTACGATAAATATCAAGATAAGAAACTACGTCAAGCAATGGCTTATGCAATGAATCGTGAAGAATGGACGAAAGCTTTCTTCTTTGGCCTAGGTAAGCCAGTAAACCGTCCGGTTCCAACTGCACACTGGATTTCAGCAGATAATAGTGACTTACCTAATCAATATGAATATGATCCTGAGAAAGCTAAGCAATTACTGGATGAAGCAGGATATAAAGATGTTGATGGAGACGGTTTCCGTGAAGATCCAAAAGGGAAAAAATTTGTTGTAAACTTTAGCCATTATGCGACGGATAACCCAACATTTGAAGCACGTGCCAAAGCACTTACACAATATTGGGAAGATGTAGGTCTTAAATCTTCTTTAAAAATGATAGATTCAAACCTTTATTATGACATGCTTGAAAAAGCAGATAAATCTATGGAAGTCTTCTTTGGTGGTTGGAGTACAGGTGCAGATCCAGACCCTTCTGCTACTTGGACATCAGATGCATTATGGAATTTCCCACGTTGGGTAAATAAAGATAATGATCAATTATTAGCAGATGCGTTAGATGTTAGTATTGTTGGTACTGACCAAGAAAAACGTAAACAATTATATGTTGATTGGCAAAAACTTGTCAATGAAGAAGTTCCGATGATTCCAGTTGGTGAAGTGGATGAAGTTTATGCTGCAAGTAAACGTTTGAAAGGATTAACTTTAGGCGTAAATGGAACAAATAGTTCTCATGAATGGTGGTTGGAACAGAAATAA
- a CDS encoding ABC transporter ATP-binding protein, translating into METKTNIDIQTPILQVKNLETAFMIDGEQYNAVDNVSFTVKPKQIVGVVGESGCGKSVMSLSVMKLLPKGIGSVRNGEIVFEGKNIEHLSDKEMNKIRGKDVSMIFQEPMTSLNPVFTIGYQLQETLFNHMKISKKEARLKSIALLKSVGISRPEKIVDEYPHQLSGGMRQRVMIAIAIACQPKLLIADEPTTALDVTVQAQILDLLKEIQEINNMAIILITHDLGVVAEMCDEVIVMYAGKIVERTDVDTLFHNPKHPYTELLMGAIPKMDEEVEKLSSIDGIVPSLKNMPQVGCRFANRCPKALPECKTISPQLKEVEYGHEVSCLLYETSIPKEGSKVL; encoded by the coding sequence ATGGAGACAAAAACTAACATTGATATCCAGACACCAATCTTACAGGTGAAAAACTTGGAAACTGCGTTCATGATAGATGGCGAACAATATAATGCAGTAGATAATGTATCGTTTACTGTAAAACCAAAGCAAATTGTCGGAGTAGTAGGTGAATCTGGATGTGGTAAAAGTGTAATGTCCTTGTCCGTCATGAAGCTGTTACCAAAAGGAATTGGATCTGTTCGAAATGGTGAGATTGTTTTTGAGGGGAAAAACATTGAACATTTATCTGATAAAGAAATGAACAAAATACGTGGAAAAGATGTTTCAATGATTTTCCAAGAACCAATGACATCATTAAATCCTGTATTCACCATCGGCTATCAACTTCAGGAAACCCTCTTTAATCATATGAAAATTTCAAAAAAAGAAGCAAGGTTGAAATCAATAGCTTTATTAAAAAGTGTTGGTATATCTCGTCCTGAAAAAATTGTTGATGAATACCCACATCAATTATCAGGTGGAATGAGGCAGCGTGTGATGATTGCAATTGCAATCGCATGTCAACCAAAGCTATTAATTGCTGATGAACCAACAACCGCTTTAGATGTAACAGTACAAGCGCAAATTCTAGATCTATTAAAAGAAATTCAAGAAATCAATAATATGGCGATCATTTTAATTACCCATGATCTTGGTGTTGTTGCAGAAATGTGTGATGAAGTAATAGTAATGTATGCAGGGAAGATTGTTGAAAGAACTGATGTTGATACATTATTCCATAACCCAAAACACCCATACACAGAGTTATTAATGGGAGCAATTCCTAAAATGGATGAAGAAGTAGAAAAATTAAGTTCAATTGATGGTATCGTTCCTTCACTTAAAAACATGCCTCAAGTAGGTTGTCGTTTTGCTAATAGATGTCCAAAAGCATTACCAGAATGCAAAACTATATCACCACAATTAAAAGAAGTGGAGTATGGTCATGAGGTATCTTGCTTGCTGTATGAAACAAGCATACCGAAAGAGGGGTCGAAAGTTCTATGA
- a CDS encoding ABC transporter ATP-binding protein, with translation MSNTATKNKEKLLEIQNLKTYYPVKGGFLRRTIAEVKAVDDVSFVINKGETLGLVGESGCGKSTAGRTILKLLNPTSGKIIFDGKDITNLGGKELRLARKDFQMVFQDPYASLNPKQMVGDIVSEPIRNFTSKSMKDLKLEVLELLQKVGLPEDAYYKYPHEFSGGQRQRIGIARALALKPKLIVADEPVSALDVSVQSQVLNLLKELQNEFDLTYLFIAHDLSVVKHMSDRIGVMYLGNLVEIADKSSLYAEPLHPYTQALISAIPEADPRKRKERIILQGDVPSPVNPPSGCPFHTRCPVARDECSKRKPSLKEVKPGHQVACVLYE, from the coding sequence ATGAGTAATACAGCAACAAAAAATAAAGAGAAATTATTAGAGATTCAAAATCTAAAAACGTATTATCCAGTAAAAGGCGGGTTTTTAAGAAGAACAATTGCTGAAGTTAAAGCAGTTGATGATGTGAGTTTTGTGATTAATAAAGGTGAAACTTTAGGATTAGTTGGTGAATCGGGATGTGGAAAATCTACTGCAGGTAGAACGATTTTGAAATTATTAAATCCTACTTCTGGAAAAATAATTTTTGATGGAAAAGATATCACCAATCTTGGAGGCAAAGAGTTACGACTTGCAAGGAAGGACTTTCAAATGGTATTCCAAGATCCATATGCATCTTTAAATCCAAAACAAATGGTGGGTGATATTGTTTCTGAACCGATAAGAAACTTTACTAGCAAAAGCATGAAAGACTTGAAACTCGAAGTGTTGGAATTATTACAAAAAGTAGGTTTACCTGAAGATGCTTATTATAAATATCCACATGAGTTTTCAGGGGGACAAAGACAAAGGATAGGGATTGCAAGGGCATTAGCATTAAAGCCAAAACTAATTGTTGCTGATGAACCAGTATCGGCTTTGGATGTTTCTGTACAGTCGCAAGTTCTAAATCTATTAAAAGAGTTGCAGAATGAATTTGATTTAACCTATCTTTTTATTGCTCATGATTTAAGCGTGGTAAAACATATGAGTGATCGAATCGGGGTAATGTATCTAGGAAATTTAGTAGAAATAGCTGATAAATCTAGTTTATATGCAGAACCACTTCATCCATATACTCAAGCATTAATTTCAGCTATTCCTGAAGCTGATCCACGCAAACGAAAAGAACGAATTATTCTCCAAGGGGATGTACCTAGTCCTGTTAATCCCCCGTCTGGCTGTCCGTTTCATACAAGATGTCCTGTAGCGAGAGATGAATGTTCAAAAAGAAAGCCTTCATTAAAGGAGGTGAAGCCGGGACACCAAGTGGCATGTGTACTCTATGAATAA
- the opp4B gene encoding oligopeptide ABC transporter permease → MLKYSIRRLLGMIPMLLLISIVVFTLAMLMPGDPFGGEIDPTNTSPEYIEQMREKLGYNDPIYVQYFRWISDFVQGDFGKSTRYKMAVTDVIGERLPNTIFLGFTSLVITYILAFIMGSYAGRKPYTIGDNLIGGLNYLGLAIPSFVAGVFAIYFFSFQLNLFPSNGSVDITITDGTFEYWLSRIHHVLLPAIILGLLGTASYTQFLRNDIIENSRKDFVRTARAKGTKESKIYNVHILRNSIIPLVTFLGFDIVNLIGGAIITESIFTFPGIGQLFIESVTTNDYPVLMTLTMMFSFLTLFGNLIVDILYGVVDPRIRVE, encoded by the coding sequence ATGTTGAAGTATAGTATTAGAAGATTATTAGGCATGATTCCAATGTTACTCCTTATCTCCATTGTTGTGTTTACCCTGGCTATGTTAATGCCAGGGGATCCCTTCGGTGGAGAAATTGATCCAACAAATACCAGTCCTGAGTATATTGAACAGATGCGTGAGAAATTAGGATATAATGATCCAATATATGTACAATATTTTCGCTGGATTTCAGATTTTGTTCAAGGAGATTTTGGAAAATCAACCCGTTATAAAATGGCTGTAACCGATGTGATTGGAGAACGGTTGCCGAATACAATATTTTTAGGATTTACCTCTCTAGTAATTACATATATTCTTGCATTTATAATGGGATCCTATGCAGGGAGAAAACCATACACAATCGGTGATAATCTGATCGGTGGTTTAAACTATCTGGGGTTAGCCATTCCTTCTTTTGTTGCAGGTGTTTTCGCCATTTATTTCTTCTCATTCCAACTAAATTTATTTCCATCGAATGGATCAGTTGATATTACAATAACTGATGGAACATTTGAATACTGGTTAAGTAGGATTCATCATGTTCTCTTGCCTGCAATTATTCTAGGTCTTTTAGGTACGGCAAGCTACACTCAATTTTTACGGAATGATATTATTGAAAACAGTCGAAAAGACTTTGTTCGAACGGCAAGGGCAAAAGGAACAAAGGAAAGCAAAATCTATAATGTTCATATTTTAAGAAATTCAATTATTCCACTAGTAACTTTTTTAGGTTTTGATATCGTAAATCTTATTGGTGGAGCAATTATTACTGAATCAATATTTACATTTCCTGGAATAGGGCAATTGTTTATTGAATCAGTAACTACTAATGACTATCCTGTGTTAATGACATTGACAATGATGTTCTCGTTTTTAACCCTGTTCGGGAATTTAATTGTTGATATATTATATGGAGTCGTAGATCCAAGGATACGAGTGGAATAG
- the opp4C gene encoding oligopeptide ABC transporter permease: MEIVTEKSNQPLGKKPKSHSPWAIARRKFVKNKLAMVSLVFLVIVAVISILAPYITTQDISRVNIGQMSLSPSSEHFLGTDKSGRDVFTRLLYGGRVSLLVGLSCTFLVILFGTIVGSIAGYFGGVIDSILMRFTDFVLNFPFMVFVIVLNTILFGKVSGTWVLILVISFLSWGGAARIVRSKILAEKENEYVLSSVSIGCSSVKVIMKHLLPNVLSTIIVQASLTFASMIVVEAGLSYLGFGVPQEVPSWGNMLSSSKEPDVLQYKTWIWAPPAIIITLVILSINFIGEGLKDALNPKS, encoded by the coding sequence ATGGAAATTGTAACGGAAAAATCTAATCAACCTCTTGGCAAAAAACCAAAAAGCCATTCTCCATGGGCCATTGCTCGAAGGAAATTTGTCAAGAACAAATTAGCTATGGTTAGTTTGGTATTTTTAGTCATTGTGGCTGTCATCTCTATACTAGCGCCATATATAACAACGCAAGATATCTCAAGGGTTAATATAGGTCAAATGTCATTATCTCCATCTTCCGAGCATTTTTTAGGAACAGATAAAAGTGGAAGAGACGTTTTTACTAGATTGCTGTATGGTGGACGGGTTTCCCTATTAGTTGGATTGTCCTGTACTTTTTTAGTAATTTTATTTGGAACAATCGTCGGATCTATCGCTGGTTATTTTGGTGGCGTCATTGATAGTATTTTAATGCGCTTTACAGATTTTGTACTAAACTTTCCATTTATGGTATTTGTTATTGTGTTAAATACGATATTATTTGGTAAAGTGTCTGGAACTTGGGTTCTAATTTTGGTAATTAGCTTTTTGAGTTGGGGTGGGGCAGCACGGATTGTGAGAAGTAAAATACTTGCAGAAAAAGAGAATGAATATGTTTTGTCTTCTGTCTCAATTGGCTGTTCTTCTGTTAAGGTAATTATGAAGCATCTATTGCCTAATGTGCTTTCTACAATTATCGTTCAAGCAAGTTTAACATTTGCTTCCATGATTGTCGTTGAAGCAGGATTAAGTTATTTAGGATTTGGAGTACCTCAAGAAGTTCCTAGCTGGGGCAATATGTTATCTTCATCAAAAGAACCTGATGTTTTACAGTATAAAACATGGATATGGGCACCTCCCGCCATTATTATTACCTTGGTAATTCTTTCTATTAACTTTATTGGGGAAGGTTTAAAAGATGCATTAAATCCAAAATCATAA
- the opp4C gene encoding oligopeptide ABC transporter permease has translation METVTEKTNQIMTSKPKSASPWAIARRKFMKNKLAMISLIFLLIVMVISIIAPFITTQDITKVNISQMSLSPSSDHFLGTDKSGRDVFTRLLYGGRVSLLVGLSCTFLVILFGTLVGSIAGYFGGIVDSLLMRFVDFVLNFPFLVFVIVLNTILFGKVSGLWVLIIVISFLSWGGVARIVRSKILAEKENEYVLSSVSIGCSSSKIIIKHLLPNVLSTIIVQASITFASMIVAEAGLSYLGFGVPQEVPSWGNMLSSSKEPDVLQYKTWIWAPPAIIITLTILSINFIGEGLKDALNPKS, from the coding sequence ATGGAAACTGTAACTGAGAAAACAAATCAAATTATGACTAGCAAACCAAAAAGTGCTTCTCCATGGGCAATAGCTCGGAGAAAATTCATGAAAAATAAACTTGCAATGATCAGCTTAATCTTTTTATTAATCGTAATGGTCATTTCTATCATTGCACCATTTATTACAACACAGGACATAACAAAGGTTAATATAAGCCAGATGTCACTTTCCCCTTCTTCTGACCATTTTTTAGGAACTGATAAAAGTGGACGAGATGTTTTTACAAGATTATTGTACGGTGGTAGAGTATCATTATTAGTAGGTTTATCATGTACATTCTTAGTAATATTATTTGGTACCCTTGTTGGTTCAATAGCAGGATACTTCGGTGGAATAGTTGATAGTCTTCTCATGCGTTTTGTCGATTTTGTATTGAACTTCCCGTTTCTTGTTTTCGTTATTGTATTAAATACTATACTATTTGGAAAAGTTTCTGGCCTTTGGGTCTTAATAATTGTCATCAGCTTTTTAAGTTGGGGTGGAGTTGCACGTATTGTACGAAGTAAAATATTAGCAGAGAAAGAAAATGAATATGTATTATCATCCGTATCAATCGGATGTTCATCCTCAAAAATAATTATTAAACATCTACTACCAAATGTTTTATCTACAATTATTGTTCAAGCTAGTATCACATTTGCATCGATGATTGTTGCAGAAGCAGGGTTAAGTTATTTAGGATTTGGTGTACCACAAGAGGTTCCTAGCTGGGGGAATATGTTATCCTCATCAAAAGAGCCAGATGTTTTACAATATAAAACTTGGATTTGGGCACCACCAGCTATCATCATTACGTTAACCATTCTTTCTATCAACTTTATTGGTGAAGGGTTGAAAGATGCACTTAATCCGAAATCATAA
- the trpS gene encoding tryptophan--tRNA ligase, with protein sequence MKTIFSGIQPSGTITLGNYIGALMQFVELQDEYDCYFCIVDQHAITVPQDRLVLRKNIRSLAALYIAVGIDPEKVTLFVQSEVPAHAQAAWMLQCVAYIGELERMTQFKDKSQGKDSVTAGLLTYPPLMAADILLYNTDLVPVGEDQKQHLELTRDLAERFNKKYNDIFTIPEVRIPKVGARIMSLQDPTKKMSKSDPNTKGFISLLDDPKTIEKKIKSSVTDSDGVVRFDKENKAGISNLLSIYSIIDNRPIDDIVSEYEGKGYGEFKSGLAEVLVKKLSAIQERYYQLIESDELDRILDMGAEKANKVASKMVKKMENGMGLGRKRR encoded by the coding sequence ATGAAAACAATTTTCTCAGGGATTCAGCCCTCAGGCACCATTACATTAGGAAACTATATCGGAGCATTAATGCAATTTGTCGAGCTTCAAGATGAATATGATTGCTATTTCTGTATTGTCGATCAACATGCTATCACTGTCCCTCAAGACCGATTAGTGCTTCGAAAAAACATTCGCAGTCTAGCTGCACTTTATATCGCAGTCGGGATTGATCCTGAAAAAGTTACTCTTTTCGTTCAATCAGAAGTTCCTGCGCACGCCCAAGCTGCATGGATGCTCCAATGTGTTGCCTATATTGGTGAATTAGAACGCATGACACAATTTAAAGATAAATCCCAAGGTAAAGATTCTGTTACTGCCGGTTTATTAACTTATCCACCATTAATGGCAGCAGATATTTTACTTTACAATACGGATCTCGTCCCAGTAGGTGAAGACCAAAAGCAGCACCTTGAATTAACAAGAGATTTAGCTGAAAGATTTAATAAGAAATATAATGATATTTTCACAATTCCTGAGGTTCGCATACCGAAAGTCGGAGCCAGAATTATGTCTTTACAAGATCCAACAAAGAAAATGAGTAAGTCGGATCCAAATACGAAAGGATTTATTTCATTGCTTGATGATCCAAAGACAATCGAAAAGAAAATTAAAAGTTCAGTTACAGATTCAGATGGAGTTGTTCGTTTTGACAAGGAGAATAAAGCAGGAATTTCCAATCTGTTATCCATATATTCTATTATCGATAACCGACCAATTGATGATATTGTTTCCGAGTATGAAGGCAAAGGATACGGCGAATTTAAAAGCGGCCTGGCAGAAGTTCTCGTTAAAAAACTTTCAGCCATTCAAGAAAGATATTATCAATTAATCGAATCTGATGAGCTGGATAGAATTTTAGACATGGGTGCTGAAAAAGCAAATAAAGTAGCTAGTAAAATGGTGAAGAAAATGGAAAATGGTATGGGCTTAGGGAGAAAGAGAAGATAA
- a CDS encoding YjbA family protein has protein sequence MLYLHDVWVNWFEGEENGYNICHFHEWRRDDTIELLDQVPLLFVEPVLFNYIENDLSELPSELMNEVYQKAFLRKNHERVQLDYCFVITDGKGILAVDTIGYNIPIRKSRLIPRQEQLVYEMIGQHEPAKYTFEKEQAIKEHHILSPNPEIMCGLTRKERQLKQLLFMALDQLYSSKNAAEIRYWYTEWSPELYAEIQVMDFEDVWKRLYEDVKNGWTEKHSNLCENLIKGQPFFEKLWELEHGPKVN, from the coding sequence ATGCTGTATCTTCATGATGTGTGGGTAAATTGGTTTGAAGGGGAAGAAAATGGATATAATATTTGCCATTTTCATGAATGGAGAAGGGATGATACGATAGAATTATTAGATCAGGTCCCACTTCTATTCGTTGAACCCGTATTATTTAATTACATAGAAAATGATTTGAGTGAACTTCCTTCGGAATTGATGAATGAAGTATACCAAAAAGCCTTTTTAAGAAAAAATCATGAACGTGTACAACTGGATTATTGTTTTGTTATTACTGATGGAAAAGGGATATTGGCAGTAGATACGATTGGTTATAATATTCCAATAAGAAAAAGTAGATTAATTCCACGACAAGAACAATTAGTTTATGAGATGATTGGTCAACATGAACCGGCGAAATATACTTTTGAAAAAGAACAGGCGATCAAAGAGCATCATATTCTCTCACCTAATCCTGAAATTATGTGCGGTCTCACAAGAAAGGAAAGACAACTCAAACAATTACTTTTTATGGCGTTAGATCAATTATATTCTTCTAAAAACGCCGCGGAAATACGTTACTGGTATACTGAATGGTCGCCCGAACTTTATGCGGAAATCCAAGTAATGGATTTTGAGGATGTCTGGAAACGACTGTATGAAGATGTGAAGAATGGCTGGACTGAGAAACACTCTAATCTATGTGAGAATTTAATTAAAGGACAACCTTTTTTTGAAAAGTTATGGGAGTTAGAACATGGACCGAAAGTTAATTAG